One part of the Bacteroidia bacterium genome encodes these proteins:
- a CDS encoding MFS transporter: protein MTTGTQGGKNSILTIFFTVFLDLLGVTLIIPILAPLLIDSNDLLGPEYSYEFRTRIMGFLIAVFSVCQFISSPFLGSLSDKYGRKPVLFFSLFVTFFGYLIFASGVIYNQLTLLFLGRAMSGIAAGNISVIFSAIADVSNHEEKARNFGVVGIAFGLGFIIGPVLGGLLADPEIVSWFSFVTPFFFAALLVCINLILVWFNFPETLAEPNKEARVSLLAGFQNSAKAFKHPQLRNIFLVVFLFTFGFAFFTQFFQVFLIKKFTYNQSDIGLLFGFIGINIALTQGILVRFLSKRFSPAQVTVVSMLLLVFAFIILLIPDTSLGLYMVIPGVALSQGLASPNLSAIISNSVSADKQGETLGMQQSMQSLAQAVPPIISGYAISFALEFPIWMAAISTFAAWGFFMIIYRAVRKKEQKITKEE from the coding sequence ATGACCACAGGAACACAGGGTGGGAAGAATTCGATACTCACCATTTTTTTTACCGTATTTCTCGATCTATTGGGGGTTACCCTGATTATTCCTATACTCGCGCCTCTTCTTATAGACTCGAATGATCTCCTGGGTCCCGAATATAGCTATGAATTTCGAACCCGAATCATGGGTTTTTTGATAGCTGTTTTTTCTGTCTGTCAATTTATTTCTTCTCCTTTTCTGGGATCTCTTTCCGATAAATATGGGCGAAAACCTGTATTGTTTTTTAGCTTGTTTGTGACCTTTTTTGGTTACCTGATATTTGCTTCCGGTGTTATTTATAATCAATTGACCCTGCTATTTCTGGGTAGAGCTATGTCCGGGATTGCTGCTGGAAATATTTCTGTCATTTTCTCCGCAATAGCTGATGTGAGCAATCATGAAGAGAAGGCGCGGAACTTTGGGGTAGTGGGGATTGCATTTGGTCTGGGCTTTATTATCGGACCTGTGTTGGGCGGTTTATTGGCAGATCCTGAAATTGTAAGTTGGTTTAGCTTTGTAACACCCTTTTTCTTTGCGGCTTTATTAGTCTGTATAAATCTGATTCTGGTATGGTTCAATTTCCCGGAAACGCTGGCTGAACCCAATAAGGAAGCCAGGGTTTCTCTGCTCGCAGGTTTTCAAAATTCTGCCAAAGCATTTAAGCATCCACAACTGAGAAACATCTTTCTGGTAGTCTTCCTTTTTACCTTTGGCTTTGCCTTCTTTACCCAATTCTTTCAGGTCTTCCTAATCAAGAAGTTTACCTATAATCAATCAGATATAGGCCTCTTGTTTGGATTCATTGGGATAAATATAGCCCTGACTCAGGGTATTCTGGTTCGCTTTCTTTCCAAAAGATTTAGTCCGGCTCAGGTAACCGTAGTGTCTATGCTTCTGCTGGTTTTCGCTTTCATTATACTCCTGATACCCGATACCAGTTTAGGATTATATATGGTTATTCCTGGTGTAGCCTTATCTCAGGGATTGGCTTCACCGAACCTTTCAGCGATCATTTCCAATAGTGTGAGTGCTGATAAGCAGGGAGAAACTTTAGGCATGCAACAATCCATGCAATCCCTTGCACAGGCAGTTCCGCCTATCATTTCAGGCTATGCGATAAGTTTTGCACTGGAATTTCCTATTTGGATGGCAGCTATATCCACCTTTGCTGCCTGGGGATTTTTTATGATTATCTACCGGGCAGTTAGGAAAAAGGAACAAAAAATAACGAAGGAAGAATAG
- the prfA gene encoding peptide chain release factor 1: protein MLDKLEQISQRFEEVKQEIIDPEVMKDMRRYKALNIEYKQLDEIVKKTNEYKDVLSNIDNSKEIMSTESDPELKEMAKEELSELEERKGTIEEELKILLIPKDPNDSKNVVLEISAGTGGDEAALFAGDLFRMYQRFCDRSKLRFEVESMTEGSQGGIKEAVANVSGADAYGIMKFEAGVHRVQRVPKTESQGRVHTSAATVAIMPEVEEFDLELKDSDIIKEYTNASGPGGQSVNTTYSAVKLTHTPTGIRVSMQDGKSQIKNLEKAMKILRARVYKLEMDKRKAEEDSLRRSMVGSGDRSEKIRTYNFPQGRVTDHRIGLTLYNLSAILDGEINEIIEALRIAENAEKLKAGSE from the coding sequence ATGTTAGATAAGTTAGAACAGATTAGCCAAAGATTCGAAGAGGTTAAACAAGAGATCATCGATCCGGAAGTAATGAAAGATATGAGGCGCTATAAAGCCCTCAACATTGAGTATAAGCAACTGGATGAGATCGTAAAAAAAACCAATGAGTACAAAGATGTCCTGAGTAATATTGATAACTCGAAGGAGATCATGAGTACAGAGTCTGATCCTGAGCTGAAAGAGATGGCTAAGGAGGAATTGAGTGAATTGGAAGAGAGGAAAGGAACCATAGAAGAAGAACTCAAAATTCTCCTCATTCCCAAAGACCCCAATGATTCTAAAAATGTTGTCCTCGAGATCAGTGCTGGTACAGGAGGAGATGAAGCGGCCTTATTTGCTGGTGATTTATTCCGTATGTACCAAAGGTTCTGCGACAGGTCGAAGTTGAGATTTGAAGTTGAAAGCATGACAGAAGGCTCACAAGGCGGCATTAAGGAAGCCGTAGCCAATGTCAGCGGAGCTGATGCCTATGGGATCATGAAATTTGAAGCAGGCGTACATCGGGTCCAGCGCGTTCCTAAAACTGAATCTCAGGGTCGTGTGCATACCTCTGCAGCAACTGTCGCGATCATGCCAGAGGTCGAAGAATTCGACCTTGAGCTTAAGGATAGTGATATCATCAAAGAATACACCAATGCCTCTGGTCCTGGTGGACAGTCCGTAAACACCACTTACTCTGCAGTTAAACTCACCCACACCCCTACTGGGATCAGGGTTTCAATGCAGGATGGGAAATCCCAGATAAAAAACCTGGAGAAAGCCATGAAAATTCTTCGGGCAAGGGTTTACAAACTGGAAATGGATAAAAGAAAGGCTGAAGAAGACAGCCTTCGCAGGTCTATGGTAGGTAGTGGGGATCGTAGTGAAAAGATCCGTACCTACAATTTCCCACAGGGAAGGGTAACCGATCACCGGATTGGACTTACCCTTTACAATTTATCCGCCATTCTCGATGGGGAAATCAATGAGATCATTGAAGCCTTGAGAATCGCTGAAAATGCTGAAAAGTTGAAAGCGGGATCTGAATAG
- a CDS encoding UDP-2,3-diacylglucosamine diphosphatase, protein MAPIRDHIYFASDLHLGAPDQARSLVREKHFVKWLESIKDKAAELYLLGDVFDFWFEYKKAVPKGFVRVLGKLAEFSDAGIKLHIFSGNHDLWYKDYLEKEIGARIYNKPLEKEYYGKKYYMAHGDGLGPGDHGYKMMKKVFTNPLSKWLFSRLHPNFGIGLAQFTSSQGGDHNYDNLSGHEVELLGEKEFLFAHTRELLKSRPELDIFIYGHRHALIDQELEENKRIVILGDWIQYFSYFCVHPKGEHLDVFPMKQ, encoded by the coding sequence TTGGCACCGATTAGGGATCACATCTATTTTGCTTCAGATTTGCACCTGGGTGCTCCTGATCAAGCCAGGAGCCTCGTCCGAGAAAAACATTTCGTAAAATGGCTGGAAAGTATCAAGGATAAAGCTGCTGAGCTTTACCTGCTGGGAGATGTATTTGACTTTTGGTTTGAATACAAAAAAGCAGTTCCCAAAGGTTTTGTGCGGGTCCTGGGGAAATTGGCAGAATTTTCTGATGCAGGAATCAAGCTCCACATTTTTAGCGGGAATCACGACCTTTGGTACAAAGACTATCTGGAGAAAGAAATTGGAGCCAGGATTTATAATAAGCCGCTGGAAAAAGAGTATTACGGCAAAAAATATTACATGGCTCATGGGGATGGCCTAGGTCCAGGAGACCATGGCTACAAAATGATGAAGAAAGTTTTTACGAATCCTTTGAGTAAATGGCTTTTTTCCCGACTCCATCCCAATTTTGGTATTGGCCTCGCACAGTTCACCTCCAGCCAGGGAGGGGATCACAATTATGATAATCTTAGCGGTCATGAAGTTGAGCTTTTAGGAGAGAAAGAATTCCTATTCGCCCATACCCGAGAACTCTTGAAAAGCCGTCCAGAGCTCGATATTTTTATCTATGGCCATCGTCATGCCTTGATAGATCAGGAGCTCGAAGAGAATAAACGTATCGTGATTCTGGGAGATTGGATCCAATATTTCTCCTATTTTTGCGTACATCCGAAGGGGGAACACCTGGATGTTTTCCCGATGAAACAATAG
- the ftsH gene encoding ATP-dependent zinc metalloprotease FtsH, with protein sequence MSENQNNSDNNNYPNKAPKPNNNIYWIYVAVLGFLVIGTLLINGTGASGEIDNREFRKFAEDGYIEELQIINEKQVHIFLTKDAVERLKSERQEYKGLNSRGPHFFMSRPDKETFSKEIAQYDLKAKYQERTDWTSVINFLIPIGIIVALYFFFMRRVGAGGAGGQIFNIGKSRASLYDKENKVNVTFDDVAGLEEAKEEVQEVVEFLKNPQKFTKLGGHIPKGVLLVGPPGTGKTLLAKAVAGEAKVPFFSLSGSDFVEMFVGVGAARVRDLFKQAKEKAPCIIFIDEIDAVGRSRGRMNVTGGNDERENTLNQLLVEMDGFGSDTGVILMAATNRPDVLDPALLRAGRFDRQIGVDRPDIKGREAIFNVHLKKLTLADSVDSHKLASQTPGFVGADIMNVCNEAALIAARKNKKAVEMDDFQDAVDRVIGGLEKKNKIISPREKRIVAYHEAGHAVTAWHLEHASPLVKVSIVPRGLAALGYAQYLPKEQYLYTYNQLVDFMCTALGGRAAEEIVFGEVSTGAQNDLERITDSAYAIVTRYGMNSKVGQVSFKDSAEYNFTKPYSEATSRIIDEEVKKIIDKAYKETIALLNKKRSDLEAIAQELLAKEVIFKEDVVRLIGKRPFEDEEDYFSSDTDALKDATSNAAVLEEQDNSSDDNSEVEVG encoded by the coding sequence ATGAGCGAAAATCAGAATAATTCCGATAATAATAATTATCCAAACAAAGCACCGAAACCCAATAATAACATTTATTGGATCTATGTGGCTGTACTAGGGTTTCTTGTAATTGGGACCCTCTTGATCAATGGTACAGGTGCTAGTGGAGAAATAGATAACAGAGAGTTTAGAAAATTTGCCGAAGATGGGTATATCGAAGAACTCCAGATTATTAATGAAAAACAGGTCCATATTTTCCTGACGAAAGATGCAGTCGAACGACTGAAAAGCGAACGTCAGGAATACAAAGGACTTAATAGCAGAGGACCTCATTTCTTCATGAGTCGTCCGGATAAAGAAACCTTCTCCAAAGAAATAGCCCAATACGATCTTAAAGCCAAATATCAGGAACGTACCGACTGGACTAGTGTGATTAACTTCCTTATTCCTATTGGTATCATTGTAGCCCTGTATTTTTTCTTTATGCGCCGTGTGGGAGCTGGTGGAGCTGGTGGCCAAATCTTTAACATTGGAAAAAGTAGAGCTAGTCTTTACGACAAAGAAAATAAAGTAAACGTTACCTTCGATGATGTTGCGGGACTGGAAGAGGCGAAAGAAGAAGTACAGGAGGTAGTAGAATTTCTCAAAAATCCTCAGAAGTTTACCAAACTGGGCGGTCATATTCCCAAAGGTGTTTTATTGGTAGGCCCTCCCGGAACAGGTAAAACTTTGTTGGCGAAAGCCGTTGCCGGAGAAGCAAAAGTACCTTTCTTCTCATTGAGTGGATCTGACTTTGTAGAGATGTTTGTGGGAGTAGGAGCTGCAAGGGTAAGAGATTTGTTTAAGCAGGCGAAAGAGAAAGCCCCTTGTATCATATTCATTGATGAGATTGATGCAGTAGGCCGAAGCAGAGGGAGAATGAATGTTACAGGAGGAAATGATGAACGCGAAAATACCCTCAACCAGTTGCTGGTAGAAATGGATGGATTTGGGAGTGATACTGGAGTTATCCTGATGGCTGCTACCAACAGACCTGATGTATTGGACCCAGCCTTGCTAAGAGCCGGTCGTTTCGATCGTCAGATTGGAGTGGATCGTCCGGATATCAAAGGTCGTGAAGCCATCTTCAATGTTCACCTGAAGAAACTGACCCTCGCAGATAGCGTGGATTCTCATAAATTAGCCTCACAGACTCCCGGTTTTGTAGGAGCAGACATTATGAATGTTTGTAATGAAGCTGCCCTGATTGCTGCGAGAAAGAATAAGAAAGCGGTTGAAATGGACGACTTCCAGGATGCGGTTGACCGTGTGATCGGAGGTTTGGAGAAAAAGAATAAAATCATTTCTCCCCGTGAAAAAAGAATCGTTGCTTACCACGAAGCAGGTCATGCCGTTACTGCCTGGCACCTGGAGCATGCTTCACCGCTGGTGAAAGTATCTATTGTTCCACGTGGCTTGGCTGCTCTGGGCTATGCTCAGTACCTTCCCAAAGAACAATACTTGTATACCTACAATCAACTCGTTGATTTCATGTGTACGGCTCTCGGCGGAAGAGCTGCTGAAGAAATTGTTTTCGGAGAAGTTTCTACCGGAGCTCAAAATGATCTGGAGCGGATTACCGACAGCGCTTATGCTATCGTTACTCGCTATGGAATGAACTCCAAAGTAGGACAGGTATCATTCAAAGACAGCGCTGAGTACAACTTCACCAAGCCCTATTCTGAAGCTACTTCTCGTATCATCGATGAAGAAGTGAAAAAGATTATTGATAAGGCTTATAAAGAAACCATCGCACTGCTCAACAAAAAGCGGAGTGATCTGGAAGCCATCGCTCAAGAGCTTTTGGCGAAAGAGGTGATTTTTAAAGAAGATGTAGTTCGTTTGATTGGGAAAAGGCCTTTTGAAGATGAAGAAGATTACTTCAGTTCAGATACCGATGCCCTCAAAGATGCTACCAGCAATGCTGCGGTACTCGAAGAGCAAGACAACTCGTCTGACGACAATTCAGAAGTAGAAGTAGGATAA
- a CDS encoding Zn-dependent hydrolase: MKEESTTSIAEERLKIYAPVKLTTDMDQLSESDKKVIPILIEVAKIMDDLFYQEAYPQELRVDNATLSEAEKAFIKINYGPWDRLNNNEAFIAGIGEKPKGAGFYPLDMSEEEFKAMEAEDKSSLYTLIRRDEAGELITVPYHVAFKEEVSRASELLRKAAELADNESFKKYLNLRADALLNDDYTASDIAWMDLEGNSIDFIVGPIENYEDQLNGAKAAHEAYILVKDKEWSKRLEKYAAFMQELQEGLPGEDKYKAEKPGSNAQLNAYDVVYYAGDCNSGSKTIAVNLPNDEEIQISKGTRRSQLKNAMRAKFDQILVPISDMLIAEDQRKHITFDAFFGNTMFHEVAHGLGIKNTINGKGTVRKALGATASALEEGKADILGLYMVTQLFEKGEIDEGVLEDNYVTFLAGIFRSVRFGASSAHGKANMVRFNFFKEMGAFNRDEASGTYSVDMEKMREAMNALSTLILKLQGDGDKEGVSNLLDEKGVIGSQLQADLDRLGDAGIPVDIVFEQGVDVLGLK, translated from the coding sequence ATGAAGGAAGAAAGTACAACTTCCATAGCCGAAGAAAGGCTTAAAATTTATGCTCCGGTCAAACTGACGACGGACATGGATCAATTGAGTGAATCGGATAAAAAGGTAATTCCCATTTTGATTGAGGTCGCCAAAATCATGGATGACCTTTTCTATCAGGAAGCCTATCCGCAAGAGTTAAGAGTGGATAATGCAACTTTGAGTGAAGCAGAAAAAGCTTTTATCAAAATCAATTACGGACCCTGGGATCGCCTCAACAATAATGAAGCTTTTATAGCAGGAATAGGGGAGAAGCCCAAAGGTGCTGGTTTCTATCCTCTGGATATGAGTGAAGAAGAATTTAAGGCCATGGAGGCAGAGGATAAATCCAGCCTTTATACCCTGATCAGAAGAGATGAGGCCGGGGAACTGATTACTGTTCCCTATCATGTGGCTTTTAAAGAAGAAGTCTCAAGAGCTAGTGAATTGTTGAGAAAAGCCGCTGAACTTGCCGATAATGAATCCTTCAAAAAATACCTGAATCTGAGAGCAGATGCTCTTCTCAATGATGATTATACAGCAAGCGATATTGCCTGGATGGATTTGGAAGGAAATAGTATCGATTTTATTGTTGGCCCTATTGAGAATTACGAAGATCAATTGAATGGAGCTAAAGCAGCTCATGAGGCCTATATTTTGGTAAAGGATAAAGAATGGTCCAAAAGGCTGGAGAAGTATGCTGCATTTATGCAGGAACTTCAGGAGGGGCTGCCGGGAGAGGATAAATATAAAGCCGAGAAACCGGGAAGCAATGCTCAATTGAATGCCTATGATGTGGTGTACTATGCCGGTGATTGCAATTCAGGAAGCAAGACCATTGCCGTTAACCTTCCCAATGATGAGGAAATTCAAATCAGCAAAGGAACTCGTCGTTCTCAGTTGAAAAATGCGATGCGCGCAAAATTTGACCAGATCCTTGTTCCTATTTCAGATATGTTGATTGCTGAGGACCAAAGAAAGCATATTACCTTTGATGCCTTTTTTGGGAATACTATGTTTCATGAGGTAGCACATGGATTAGGGATTAAAAATACCATCAATGGGAAAGGAACAGTTCGTAAGGCCCTGGGAGCTACAGCTTCTGCTTTAGAAGAAGGGAAAGCGGATATTCTGGGGCTGTATATGGTTACCCAATTATTTGAGAAAGGGGAGATTGATGAAGGCGTTTTAGAAGATAATTACGTAACTTTTTTAGCAGGAATCTTTCGCTCGGTAAGATTTGGTGCCAGTAGTGCACATGGAAAAGCCAATATGGTCCGCTTCAATTTCTTCAAAGAAATGGGCGCTTTCAATAGAGATGAGGCAAGTGGAACCTATTCGGTAGATATGGAAAAAATGAGAGAAGCTATGAATGCTCTTTCTACCCTTATTCTGAAACTACAAGGAGATGGAGATAAAGAAGGTGTGAGTAACCTACTGGATGAAAAAGGCGTTATTGGAAGTCAGTTACAAGCGGATTTGGATCGCCTTGGAGATGCGGGAATTCCGGTCGACATTGTATTTGAACAGGGCGTAGATGTCCTGGGATTAAAATAA
- a CDS encoding TonB-dependent receptor codes for MKRLLPIILLLSITSLAFAQAPTLRGTVINASDQPVLGAKVLLKSAEHEEGVLTDEKGSFRFVTTPSGSYTLSIEMFGSVEHSQQVEITPVPQKLPPIKLTKSYNMDEVAIERDVTPAIQKGDTTEFNAGAFKTNPDATAEDLVTKMPGVTLENGQVKAQGENVQQVLVDGRVFFGNDPSAALKNLPAEIVDKIQVFDQQSDQSQFTGIDDGQTTKTINIVTRINMRNGEFGRFYGGYGDQERYKAGGNYNMFNTDQRLSILGQSNNINQQNFASEDLLGITSASGGRGRRGGGRGGRGGGSRGGGFGGGSAGDFLVGQQNGISNTTAVGLNYSDEIGKKLKISGSYFFNQADNTSDQLLSQLYILDQDSGQVYREDSDTESTNINHRFNARIDYKFNDRTSLLIRPRFTFQLNDGSENTLGSTSLEDNLLNQSFTDFSSDLKALDVNSFILFRHRFEKRGRTLSVMARTGYKSSEGDNNLFSGLNYFTEPVSLDTVDQVSSLNSNNWNISANVTYTEPIGRIGMFQFRYAYSPQWNDSETLTNNYSESTNSYSRLDSLLSNTFTNTYTAHEAGPGIMLRKGRDFMINGRVNAQYAILDNQQVFPFPTDIDKNFFSVLPSIFMRYRLSQQKQLRFIYRASTNPPSMNQLQEVLDNSNPLQLSIGNPDLKQTYSHMLMFRYNSTNTAKGSVFYFMVNGNMAQNYIGNSTFIPNRNTTISGIEIQRGSQLTIPVNLDGNYSVRSFLTYGKPVPFLKSNLNINLSGDYSRIPSLINDALNETRNTNLGVGLVLASNFSENVDFTISSRSSVNNAINSIQETQNNRYFNQNSMAKLNLIFGGGFVFRSQLNHQLYRGLSDDFDQDYWLWGGSIGRKFLKNNRGELMLNVFDLLRQNISVQRTVNDFYIEDLSTIVLQRYVMLTFTYNMRKFKEGEVKQEERRRSRF; via the coding sequence ATGAAAAGACTTCTCCCTATAATCCTTTTATTAAGCATCACCTCTCTGGCTTTTGCTCAGGCACCGACCTTGAGAGGGACAGTTATAAATGCCTCTGATCAGCCCGTTTTAGGGGCCAAGGTTTTACTCAAAAGTGCTGAGCATGAAGAAGGGGTATTGACCGATGAAAAAGGAAGTTTCCGCTTTGTCACTACGCCTTCCGGCAGTTATACCCTGAGCATAGAAATGTTTGGTTCAGTCGAGCATAGCCAGCAAGTGGAAATCACGCCCGTTCCCCAAAAGCTCCCTCCCATCAAGCTGACCAAAAGCTACAATATGGATGAGGTGGCTATTGAACGTGACGTAACCCCGGCTATCCAAAAAGGAGATACCACCGAATTCAATGCAGGAGCTTTCAAAACCAATCCGGATGCAACTGCAGAAGATTTGGTTACCAAGATGCCAGGCGTTACCCTGGAAAATGGGCAGGTGAAGGCACAGGGAGAAAATGTTCAGCAAGTACTGGTAGATGGGCGGGTCTTTTTTGGCAATGATCCCTCAGCTGCTTTGAAAAACTTGCCGGCAGAGATCGTAGATAAAATCCAGGTTTTTGACCAACAAAGTGATCAATCACAATTTACCGGTATAGACGACGGACAGACCACCAAGACCATCAATATTGTTACCCGTATTAATATGCGTAATGGGGAGTTCGGTCGATTCTACGGCGGCTACGGAGATCAGGAACGTTATAAGGCGGGAGGAAACTACAATATGTTCAATACGGACCAACGCCTAAGTATCCTCGGACAAAGCAATAATATCAATCAACAGAATTTCGCCTCAGAAGATTTATTAGGAATCACCAGTGCATCAGGAGGTAGAGGAAGAAGAGGCGGTGGAAGAGGAGGTCGCGGTGGCGGAAGTCGAGGCGGAGGTTTTGGAGGAGGAAGTGCCGGTGATTTTCTGGTGGGACAGCAAAACGGAATTTCCAATACCACTGCTGTAGGTCTCAATTATAGCGATGAGATCGGCAAAAAGCTCAAAATCAGCGGAAGCTATTTTTTCAATCAGGCAGACAATACTTCTGATCAGTTACTTTCCCAATTGTATATCCTCGATCAGGATTCAGGTCAGGTATATAGAGAAGATTCGGACACGGAAAGCACCAACATCAATCACCGCTTCAATGCACGAATTGATTATAAATTTAATGACAGAACCTCTCTCTTGATTCGTCCCAGATTTACCTTTCAACTCAATGATGGAAGTGAAAACACCCTGGGAAGCACCAGTTTGGAAGATAATCTCTTGAATCAATCCTTTACAGATTTTTCCTCAGACCTTAAGGCTTTGGATGTAAACAGCTTTATTCTCTTTCGACACCGCTTTGAGAAAAGAGGTAGAACTCTTTCAGTCATGGCCCGAACCGGTTATAAAAGCAGCGAAGGAGATAATAATCTATTTTCAGGACTGAACTATTTCACCGAACCGGTTTCCCTGGATACCGTTGATCAGGTATCCAGTCTCAACTCAAACAATTGGAACATTTCTGCCAATGTAACTTATACAGAACCTATCGGTCGAATCGGCATGTTTCAGTTCCGTTATGCCTATTCTCCTCAATGGAATGATTCGGAAACCCTGACCAATAATTATAGCGAAAGCACAAATTCCTATAGCCGATTGGATTCACTTTTGTCCAATACTTTCACCAATACCTATACAGCACATGAAGCAGGACCAGGCATCATGCTACGTAAGGGTCGGGATTTTATGATCAATGGTCGGGTGAATGCTCAATATGCTATTCTGGACAATCAACAGGTATTTCCTTTCCCCACAGATATAGACAAGAACTTCTTTAGTGTATTGCCTTCTATTTTTATGCGCTATAGACTTTCTCAGCAAAAACAGTTGCGGTTTATTTATCGGGCCTCCACCAATCCTCCTTCCATGAATCAATTGCAGGAGGTACTGGACAATAGCAATCCTTTGCAGTTGAGTATAGGAAATCCGGACCTGAAGCAGACCTATTCTCATATGCTGATGTTCCGCTACAATTCGACCAATACGGCTAAAGGATCAGTCTTTTATTTTATGGTGAATGGAAATATGGCGCAAAATTATATTGGGAATAGCACCTTTATTCCCAATAGAAATACCACCATAAGCGGAATCGAAATTCAAAGAGGAAGTCAATTGACTATACCTGTCAATCTGGATGGAAACTATAGTGTCCGAAGCTTTCTGACCTATGGCAAACCCGTCCCTTTTCTCAAATCAAATTTGAATATTAATCTTTCCGGAGATTATTCCAGAATACCTAGCTTAATCAATGATGCGCTCAATGAAACCCGTAACACCAATCTGGGAGTAGGGCTTGTGCTGGCAAGTAATTTCAGCGAGAATGTTGACTTTACCATTTCCAGCCGAAGCAGTGTAAACAATGCCATCAATTCCATACAGGAAACACAAAACAATCGGTATTTTAACCAAAATAGCATGGCCAAGCTGAATTTGATATTTGGAGGCGGTTTTGTGTTCAGAAGTCAATTAAATCACCAACTCTACAGAGGCTTGAGTGATGATTTCGATCAGGATTATTGGTTGTGGGGAGGAAGTATCGGGAGAAAGTTCTTAAAGAATAATAGAGGAGAATTGATGCTCAATGTATTTGATCTCCTTAGACAGAACATCAGTGTGCAGCGAACTGTCAATGATTTCTATATTGAAGATTTATCAACCATCGTTTTGCAACGCTATGTGATGCTAACTTTCACCTATAATATGCGAAAGTTTAAAGAAGGCGAAGTAAAGCAGGAAGAAAGAAGAAGGTCCAGATTTTAA
- the era gene encoding GTPase Era has translation MNIPENHKSGFVSIIGKPNAGKSTLLNRILGRKLSITTAKAQTTRHRIFGIDSGEDYQVVYSDTPGLIRPKYALQQRMMGFVGNALEDADLIILLIAVDESFPEEDLIKLAEKTEIPKMLVLNKVDAVKQDVAFARMQELAAKVKFEEAVPVSALNGMNVDLLKSLIIKYLPKGPPFFDKDQVSDRPERFFVAEMIREKLFERLKDEIPYSTEVVIEEFEEEDNLTRIHATIHVERKTQKGIVIGKGGSMLKLIGSLARKDIEKFLGQKVFLKLYVKVSSGWKNSDFHLGDFGY, from the coding sequence TTGAATATCCCGGAAAATCATAAATCAGGATTTGTATCCATCATTGGCAAGCCCAATGCCGGCAAGTCCACCCTACTAAATCGTATTCTGGGTCGAAAGCTGAGCATTACTACTGCTAAGGCTCAGACGACCCGGCACCGTATTTTCGGGATTGATAGCGGCGAAGATTACCAGGTAGTATATTCAGATACGCCTGGATTGATTCGACCTAAATATGCCCTTCAGCAACGCATGATGGGTTTTGTAGGCAATGCCCTCGAAGATGCCGATCTGATTATTCTCCTGATTGCGGTAGATGAAAGTTTCCCGGAAGAGGACCTGATCAAACTGGCAGAGAAAACTGAAATCCCCAAAATGCTGGTGCTGAACAAAGTGGATGCAGTGAAGCAGGATGTAGCTTTTGCACGTATGCAGGAATTGGCGGCTAAAGTTAAATTTGAAGAAGCCGTCCCGGTTTCAGCCCTGAATGGGATGAATGTAGATTTACTAAAATCCCTGATTATAAAATACCTTCCGAAAGGCCCTCCCTTTTTTGATAAAGATCAGGTGTCGGATAGACCCGAAAGGTTCTTCGTCGCAGAGATGATCCGAGAGAAGTTGTTTGAAAGGCTCAAGGATGAAATTCCATATAGCACAGAAGTAGTTATAGAAGAGTTTGAAGAAGAAGATAATCTAACGCGTATCCATGCAACCATCCATGTCGAAAGGAAAACCCAGAAAGGAATTGTCATAGGCAAAGGGGGAAGTATGCTGAAACTGATTGGATCACTTGCCAGAAAGGATATTGAAAAATTTCTGGGACAAAAGGTTTTTCTCAAACTCTACGTTAAAGTATCCTCAGGCTGGAAAAACAGCGATTTCCATCTGGGAGATTTTGGCTATTAA
- a CDS encoding group I intron-associated PD-(D/E)XK endonuclease — protein sequence MKNTKLKGDIAEQRLILEALKRGWGVSIPLGDRLPYDLILDINSTLLKIQIKSAWFDQVKGNYVIDVRRSLTNQRTIIHRPYSLQDFDFAIIYLDEIDIFYILPTKAFLSYKSEIHFVEAEKRQRKPQSAKYREAWHLLM from the coding sequence ATGAAAAACACAAAACTCAAAGGCGACATCGCCGAGCAGAGGCTTATTCTTGAAGCTTTGAAAAGAGGTTGGGGCGTTTCTATACCTCTTGGCGATCGGCTCCCTTATGATCTCATTCTTGATATTAATTCCACACTCCTAAAAATACAGATCAAATCTGCCTGGTTTGATCAGGTCAAAGGGAATTATGTAATTGATGTTCGAAGGAGTCTTACAAATCAAAGAACGATTATCCATCGTCCTTATTCATTACAAGATTTTGACTTTGCGATCATTTACCTGGATGAAATAGACATATTTTATATTCTTCCCACAAAGGCTTTTTTGTCTTATAAAAGTGAAATCCATTTTGTCGAAGCTGAGAAAAGGCAAAGAAAGCCTCAATCAGCAAAATATAGGGAAGCCTGGCATTTGTTAATGTGA